From a single Ailuropoda melanoleuca isolate Jingjing chromosome 12, ASM200744v2, whole genome shotgun sequence genomic region:
- the RIPOR1 gene encoding rho family-interacting cell polarization regulator 1 isoform X3 — protein MSFPAFSPPGPPRKPPALSRVSRMFAVAHPAPKVPQPERLDLVYTALKQGLTAYLEVHQQEQEKLQGQIRESKRNSRLGFLYDLDKQVKSIERFLRRLEFHASKIDELYEAYCVQRRLRDGAYNMVRAYSTGSPGSREARDSLAEATRGHREYTESMCLLESELEAQLGEFHLRMKGLAGFARLCVGDQYEICMKYGRQRWKLRGRIEGSGKQVWDSEETVFLPLLTEFLAIKVTELKGLANHVVVGSVSCETKDLFAALPQVVAVDINDLGTIKLSLEVTWSPFDKDDQPSTASTVNKASTVTKRFSTYSQSPPDTPSLREQAFYNMLRRQEELENGTAWSLSSESSDDSSSPQLSGTARHSSAPRPLVQQPEPLPIQVAFRRPETPATRPVDEEGAMAPALANGHAPYSRTLSHISEASVDAALAEAAVEALGLENLAQGPSPPADPDPTHGEQPGPVPLAVDPCRSATSPTLSTTGPAHTSTDPALSAHLDLVHKVTDSSSSELPGPTHTTTSSTYNAISPSRSASGATHITTGSTHKPTVSTPSTTGSTASAATPAQTTTSPTDEAMLSTLTTVGPTPNTGPVQTTTSSTHTTASPTHTTASLTHTTISPTHTTASPTHATTSPTHTTASHAHITISPTHTTPSPPHTTESPPHTTTSPTHKDKLSTHTTTSPTPKAKGPVQTTRSPTHPVTSPTLITVSSSTSLGHAVLPSPSANTDPTLPGPHTLSCSYPASTPCTQAEPIVPSTSYPSPACSSWEPLTSPSPDPPEPILQSPCPPPSPLAPVAQHLDCSPTIATWAPVPVAAGGAGGRRLEEALGALMAALDDYRGQFPELQGLEQEVTRLESLLMQRQGLTRSRASSLSITVEHALESFSFLNEDEDEDMDGPADRPPDSLEPGAEDSLDLPCARPLSTECPALDAALVQHLYHCSRLLLKLGTFGPLRCQEAWALERLLREARVLEAVCELSRRWEIPATSAQEVVQFSASRPGFLTFWDQCTEGLSPFICPVERVLLTFCNQYSARLSLRQQGLAEAVCVKFLEDALGQKLPRRPQPGPGEQFTVFQFWSYVEALDSPSMEAYVTETAEEVLLVRNLNSDDQAVVLKALRLAPEGRLRRDGLRALSSLLVHGNNKVMAAVSTQLRSLSLGPIFRERALLCFLDQLEDEDVQTRVAGCLALGCIKAPEGIEPLVYLCQTDTEAVREAARQSLQQCGEEGQSAHRRLEESLDALPRIFGPGSMASTAF, from the exons GGCTTCCTGTATGACTTGGACAAG CAAGTCAAGTCCATTGAACGCTTCCTGCGACGGTTGGAGTTCCATGCCAGCAAG ATTGACGAGCTATATGAGGCATACTGTGTCCAGCGGCGTCTCCGGGATGGTGCCTACAACATGGTCCGTGCCTACAGCACTGGGTCTCCTGGGAGCCGTGAGGCCCGGGACAGCTTGGCCGAAGCCACTCGAGGGCATCGCGAGTACACAGAG AGCATGTGTCTGCTGGAGAGTGAGCTAGAGGCACAGCTGGGCGAGTTCCATCTCCGGATGAAAG GGCTGGCTGGCTTTGCCAGGCTGTGTGTGGGCGATCAGTATGAG ATCTGCATGAAATATGGGCGGCAGCGCTGGAAACTACGGGGCCGAATTGAGGGTAGTGGAAAGCAGGTGTGGGACAGTGAGGAAACCGTCTTTCTTCCTCTACTCACGGAATTCCTGGCCATCAAG GTGACAGAACTGAAGGGTCTGGCCAACCACGTGGTTGTAGGCAGTGTCTCCTGTGAGACCAAGGACCTGTTCGCTGCCCTGCCCCAAGTTGTGGCTGTGGACATTAATGACCTTGGCACCATCAAGCTCAGCTTGGAAGTCACATGGAG cccaTTTGACAAGGATGACCAGCCCTCAACTGCTTCCACTGTCAACAAGGCCTCCACAGTCACCAAGCGCTTCTCCACCTATAGTCAGAGCCCACCAGACACGCCCTCACTTCGGGAACAGGCCTTTTAT aaTATGCTGAGGCGGCAGGAGGAGCTAGAGAATGGGACAGCATGGTCCCTGTCATCTGAATCTTCAGACGACTCATCCAGCCCTCAGCTCTCAGGCACTGCCCGCCATTCTTCAGCCCCCAGGCCTCTGGTGCAGCAGCCTGAACCTCTGCCCATTCAAGTCGCCTTCCGTAGGCCTGAGACCCCTGCCACTAGGCCCGTGGATGAAGAGGGGGCCATGGCCCCAGCTCTGGCCAATGGGCATGCCCCCTATAGCCGGACTCTGAGCCACATCAGTGAGGCCAGTGTGGATGCTGCCTTGGCTGAGGCTGCAGTGGAGGCTCTGGGTCTAGAAAATCTTGCTCAGGGACCTAGCCCGCCTGCAGACCCAGATCCCACCCATGGGGAGCAACCTGGTCCTGTCCCTCTTGCTGTGGACCCTTGCCGTTCTGCCACAAGCCCCACCCTCAGTACAACAGGCCCTGCTCACACATCTACAGACCCTGCCCTATCTGCACATCTAGACTTGGTTCACAAGGTCACAGACTCTAGCTCTTCTGAATTGCCAGGCCCCACCCACACCACTACAAGCTCTACCTACAATGCCATTAGCCCTAGCCGCAGTGCTTCAGGCGCCACTCACATTACCACAGGTTCCACCCACAAGCCCACCGTCTCTACCCCCTCGACTACAGGCTCTACCGCCAGTGCCGCAACCCCAGCCCAGACCACCACAAGCCCCACCGACGAAGCAATGCTTTCCACCCTCACTACTGTAGGTCCTACCCCCAATACAGGCCCTGTCCAGACCACCACAAGCTCTACCCACACTACCGCAAGCCCTACCCATACTACTGCAAGCCTCACCCATACCACCATAAGCCCCACCCACACTACTGCAAGCCCCACCCATGCCACTACAAGCCCCACCCACACTACTGCAAGCCACGCCCATATCACTATAAGCCCCACCCACACTACTCCAAGCCCCCCCCATACCACTGAAAGTCCCCCTCATACCACTACAAGCCCTACTCACAAAGACAAGTTGTCAACTCACACCACTACAAGTCCTACCCCCAAAGCTAAGGGCCCAGTCCAGACCACCAGAAGCCCCACCCATCCTGTCACAAGCCCCACCCTGATAACTGTAAGCTCTTCCACTTCTCTAGGCCATGCTGTGCTTCCCAGTCCCTCTGCAAATACAGATCCTAccctcccaggcccccacacCCTGTCCTGCAGCTACCCAGCCTCCACTCCTTGCACTCAAGCAGAGCCCATAGTCCCCAGCACCTCCTACCCAAGTCCTGCCTGTTCCAGTTGGGAACCCCTCACAAGTCCTTCTCCAGACCCCCCAGAGCCCATCCTTCAGAGCCCATgtccccctccctcacctctaGCCCCTGTGGCCCAGCATTTAGACTGTAGCCCCACCATCGCCACCTGGGCCCCAGTTCCAGTGGCAGCTGGAGGAGCTGGGGGTAGGAGGCTGGAAGAGGCCCTGGGGGCCCTAATGGCTGCCCTGGATGACTATCGTGGCCAGTTCCCTGAGCTGCAGGGCCTGGAGCAGGAGGTGACCCGGCTGGAGAGTCTGCTCATG CAGAGACAAGGTCTGACTCGCAGCCGGGCCTCTAGCCTTAGTATCACTGTGGAGCATGCCCTGGAGAGCTTCAGCTTCCTCAACGAGGATGAAGATGAAGACATGGATGGTCCTGCAGACAG GCCCCCAGACAGCCTGGAGCCTGGGGCAGAGGACAGCCTCGACTTACCCTGTGCCCGCCCCCTCAGCACAGAGTGTCCAGCTCTGGACGCTGCCTTGGTCCAGCACCTGTACCACTGCAGCCGCCTCCTGCTG AAACTGGGCACATTTGGGCCCTTGCGCTGCCAGGAGGCATGGGCCCTGGAGCGGCTGCTGAGGGAGGCCAGAGTGCTGGAGGCCGTATGTGAGCTTAGCAGGCGATGGGAAATCCCTGCCACCTCTGCCCAGGAAG TGGTGCAGTTCTCAGCCTCCCGGCCCGGCTTCCTGACCTTCTGGGACCAGTGCACAGAGGGACTCAGCCCTTTCATCTGCCCTGTGGAGCGAGTGCTCCTCACCTTCTGCAATCAGTACAGTGCCCGCCTCTCCCTGCGCCAGCAAGGCCTGGCTGAGGCTG TGTGTGTCAAGTTCCTGGAGGATGCCCTGGGGCAGAAGCTGCCCAGGAGGCCCCAGCCAGGGCCTGGAGAGCAGTTCACGGTCTTCCAGTTCTGGAGTTACGTCGAAGCATTGGATAGCCCCTCTATGGAGGCCTATGTGACTGAAACCGCTGAGGAGG tGTTACTGGTGCGGAATTTGAACTCAGATGACCAAGCTGTTGTGCTGAAGGCCCTGAGGTTGGCACCTGAGGGGCGGCTGCGAAGGGATGGGCTTCGGGCCCTCAGCTCCCTGCTGGTCCATGGCAACAACAAGGTCATGGCTGCTGTCAGCACCCAGCTTCGGAGCCTGTCACTGGGCCCTATCTTTCGGGAACGG GCCCTCCTGTGCTTCCTGGACCAACTCGAGGATGAAGATGTACAGACGAGAGTGGCTggctgcctggccctgggctgcaTCAAG GCTCCTGAGGGCATTGAGCCCCTGGTGTACCTGTGCCAAACGGACACAGAAGCCGTGAGGGAAGCTGCTCGGCAGAGCCTGCAACAGTGTG gggaagagggacagtCTGCCCATCGACGGCTGGAGGAATCACTGGACGCCCTGCCCCGCATCTTCGGGCCTGGCAGCATGGCCAGCACAGCTTTCTAA
- the RIPOR1 gene encoding rho family-interacting cell polarization regulator 1 isoform X4 produces the protein MMSLSVRPQRRLLSARVNRSQSFAGVLGSHERGPRSFPAFSPPGPPRKPPALSRVSRMFAVAHPAPKVPQPERLDLVYTALKQGLTAYLEVHQQEQEKLQGQIRESKRNSRLGFLYDLDKQVKSIERFLRRLEFHASKIDELYEAYCVQRRLRDGAYNMVRAYSTGSPGSREARDSLAEATRGHREYTESMCLLESELEAQLGEFHLRMKGLAGFARLCVGDQYEICMKYGRQRWKLRGRIEGSGKQVWDSEETVFLPLLTEFLAIKVTELKGLANHVVVGSVSCETKDLFAALPQVVAVDINDLGTIKLSLEVTWSPFDKDDQPSTASTVNKASTVTKRFSTYSQSPPDTPSLREQAFYNMLRRQEELENGTAWSLSSESSDDSSSPQLSGTARHSSAPRPLVQQPEPLPIQVAFRRPETPATRPVDEEGAMAPALANGHAPYSRTLSHISEASVDAALAEAAVEALGLENLAQGPSPPADPDPTHGEQPGPVPLAVDPCRSATSPTLSTTGPAHTSTDPALSAHLDLVHKVTDSSSSELPGPTHTTTSSTYNAISPSRSASGATHITTGSTHKPTVSTPSTTGSTASAATPAQTTTSPTDEAMLSTLTTVGPTPNTGPVQTTTSSTHTTASPTHTTASLTHTTISPTHTTASPTHATTSPTHTTASHAHITISPTHTTPSPPHTTESPPHTTTSPTHKDKLSTHTTTSPTPKAKGPVQTTRSPTHPVTSPTLITVSSSTSLGHAVLPSPSANTDPTLPGPHTLSCSYPASTPCTQAEPIVPSTSYPSPACSSWEPLTSPSPDPPEPILQSPCPPPSPLAPVAQHLDCSPTIATWAPVPVAAGGAGGRRLEEALGALMAALDDYRGQFPELQGLEQEVTRLESLLMQRQGLTRSRASSLSITVEHALESFSFLNEDEDEDMDGPADRPPDSLEPGAEDSLDLPCARPLSTECPALDAALVQHLYHCSRLLLKLGTFGPLRCQEAWALERLLREARVLEAVCELSRRWEIPATSAQEVVQFSASRPGFLTFWDQCTEGLSPFICPVERVLLTFCNQYSARLSLRQQGLAEAVCVKFLEDALGQKLPRRPQPGPGEQFTVFQFWSYVEALDSPSMEAYVTETAEEVLLVRNLNSDDQAVVLKALRLAPEGRLRRDGLRALSSLLVHGNNKVMAAVSTQLRSLSLGPIFRERALLCFLDQLEDEDVQTRVAGCLALGCIKAPEGIEPLVYLCQTDTEAVREAARQSLQQCGEEGQSAHRRLEESLDALPRIFGPGSMASTAF, from the exons GGCTTCCTGTATGACTTGGACAAG CAAGTCAAGTCCATTGAACGCTTCCTGCGACGGTTGGAGTTCCATGCCAGCAAG ATTGACGAGCTATATGAGGCATACTGTGTCCAGCGGCGTCTCCGGGATGGTGCCTACAACATGGTCCGTGCCTACAGCACTGGGTCTCCTGGGAGCCGTGAGGCCCGGGACAGCTTGGCCGAAGCCACTCGAGGGCATCGCGAGTACACAGAG AGCATGTGTCTGCTGGAGAGTGAGCTAGAGGCACAGCTGGGCGAGTTCCATCTCCGGATGAAAG GGCTGGCTGGCTTTGCCAGGCTGTGTGTGGGCGATCAGTATGAG ATCTGCATGAAATATGGGCGGCAGCGCTGGAAACTACGGGGCCGAATTGAGGGTAGTGGAAAGCAGGTGTGGGACAGTGAGGAAACCGTCTTTCTTCCTCTACTCACGGAATTCCTGGCCATCAAG GTGACAGAACTGAAGGGTCTGGCCAACCACGTGGTTGTAGGCAGTGTCTCCTGTGAGACCAAGGACCTGTTCGCTGCCCTGCCCCAAGTTGTGGCTGTGGACATTAATGACCTTGGCACCATCAAGCTCAGCTTGGAAGTCACATGGAG cccaTTTGACAAGGATGACCAGCCCTCAACTGCTTCCACTGTCAACAAGGCCTCCACAGTCACCAAGCGCTTCTCCACCTATAGTCAGAGCCCACCAGACACGCCCTCACTTCGGGAACAGGCCTTTTAT aaTATGCTGAGGCGGCAGGAGGAGCTAGAGAATGGGACAGCATGGTCCCTGTCATCTGAATCTTCAGACGACTCATCCAGCCCTCAGCTCTCAGGCACTGCCCGCCATTCTTCAGCCCCCAGGCCTCTGGTGCAGCAGCCTGAACCTCTGCCCATTCAAGTCGCCTTCCGTAGGCCTGAGACCCCTGCCACTAGGCCCGTGGATGAAGAGGGGGCCATGGCCCCAGCTCTGGCCAATGGGCATGCCCCCTATAGCCGGACTCTGAGCCACATCAGTGAGGCCAGTGTGGATGCTGCCTTGGCTGAGGCTGCAGTGGAGGCTCTGGGTCTAGAAAATCTTGCTCAGGGACCTAGCCCGCCTGCAGACCCAGATCCCACCCATGGGGAGCAACCTGGTCCTGTCCCTCTTGCTGTGGACCCTTGCCGTTCTGCCACAAGCCCCACCCTCAGTACAACAGGCCCTGCTCACACATCTACAGACCCTGCCCTATCTGCACATCTAGACTTGGTTCACAAGGTCACAGACTCTAGCTCTTCTGAATTGCCAGGCCCCACCCACACCACTACAAGCTCTACCTACAATGCCATTAGCCCTAGCCGCAGTGCTTCAGGCGCCACTCACATTACCACAGGTTCCACCCACAAGCCCACCGTCTCTACCCCCTCGACTACAGGCTCTACCGCCAGTGCCGCAACCCCAGCCCAGACCACCACAAGCCCCACCGACGAAGCAATGCTTTCCACCCTCACTACTGTAGGTCCTACCCCCAATACAGGCCCTGTCCAGACCACCACAAGCTCTACCCACACTACCGCAAGCCCTACCCATACTACTGCAAGCCTCACCCATACCACCATAAGCCCCACCCACACTACTGCAAGCCCCACCCATGCCACTACAAGCCCCACCCACACTACTGCAAGCCACGCCCATATCACTATAAGCCCCACCCACACTACTCCAAGCCCCCCCCATACCACTGAAAGTCCCCCTCATACCACTACAAGCCCTACTCACAAAGACAAGTTGTCAACTCACACCACTACAAGTCCTACCCCCAAAGCTAAGGGCCCAGTCCAGACCACCAGAAGCCCCACCCATCCTGTCACAAGCCCCACCCTGATAACTGTAAGCTCTTCCACTTCTCTAGGCCATGCTGTGCTTCCCAGTCCCTCTGCAAATACAGATCCTAccctcccaggcccccacacCCTGTCCTGCAGCTACCCAGCCTCCACTCCTTGCACTCAAGCAGAGCCCATAGTCCCCAGCACCTCCTACCCAAGTCCTGCCTGTTCCAGTTGGGAACCCCTCACAAGTCCTTCTCCAGACCCCCCAGAGCCCATCCTTCAGAGCCCATgtccccctccctcacctctaGCCCCTGTGGCCCAGCATTTAGACTGTAGCCCCACCATCGCCACCTGGGCCCCAGTTCCAGTGGCAGCTGGAGGAGCTGGGGGTAGGAGGCTGGAAGAGGCCCTGGGGGCCCTAATGGCTGCCCTGGATGACTATCGTGGCCAGTTCCCTGAGCTGCAGGGCCTGGAGCAGGAGGTGACCCGGCTGGAGAGTCTGCTCATG CAGAGACAAGGTCTGACTCGCAGCCGGGCCTCTAGCCTTAGTATCACTGTGGAGCATGCCCTGGAGAGCTTCAGCTTCCTCAACGAGGATGAAGATGAAGACATGGATGGTCCTGCAGACAG GCCCCCAGACAGCCTGGAGCCTGGGGCAGAGGACAGCCTCGACTTACCCTGTGCCCGCCCCCTCAGCACAGAGTGTCCAGCTCTGGACGCTGCCTTGGTCCAGCACCTGTACCACTGCAGCCGCCTCCTGCTG AAACTGGGCACATTTGGGCCCTTGCGCTGCCAGGAGGCATGGGCCCTGGAGCGGCTGCTGAGGGAGGCCAGAGTGCTGGAGGCCGTATGTGAGCTTAGCAGGCGATGGGAAATCCCTGCCACCTCTGCCCAGGAAG TGGTGCAGTTCTCAGCCTCCCGGCCCGGCTTCCTGACCTTCTGGGACCAGTGCACAGAGGGACTCAGCCCTTTCATCTGCCCTGTGGAGCGAGTGCTCCTCACCTTCTGCAATCAGTACAGTGCCCGCCTCTCCCTGCGCCAGCAAGGCCTGGCTGAGGCTG TGTGTGTCAAGTTCCTGGAGGATGCCCTGGGGCAGAAGCTGCCCAGGAGGCCCCAGCCAGGGCCTGGAGAGCAGTTCACGGTCTTCCAGTTCTGGAGTTACGTCGAAGCATTGGATAGCCCCTCTATGGAGGCCTATGTGACTGAAACCGCTGAGGAGG tGTTACTGGTGCGGAATTTGAACTCAGATGACCAAGCTGTTGTGCTGAAGGCCCTGAGGTTGGCACCTGAGGGGCGGCTGCGAAGGGATGGGCTTCGGGCCCTCAGCTCCCTGCTGGTCCATGGCAACAACAAGGTCATGGCTGCTGTCAGCACCCAGCTTCGGAGCCTGTCACTGGGCCCTATCTTTCGGGAACGG GCCCTCCTGTGCTTCCTGGACCAACTCGAGGATGAAGATGTACAGACGAGAGTGGCTggctgcctggccctgggctgcaTCAAG GCTCCTGAGGGCATTGAGCCCCTGGTGTACCTGTGCCAAACGGACACAGAAGCCGTGAGGGAAGCTGCTCGGCAGAGCCTGCAACAGTGTG gggaagagggacagtCTGCCCATCGACGGCTGGAGGAATCACTGGACGCCCTGCCCCGCATCTTCGGGCCTGGCAGCATGGCCAGCACAGCTTTCTAA
- the RIPOR1 gene encoding rho family-interacting cell polarization regulator 1 isoform X1, with amino-acid sequence MSAKKRGSPARTHSMMSLSVRPQRRLLSARVNRSQSFAGVLGSHERGPRSFPAFSPPGPPRKPPALSRVSRMFAVAHPAPKVPQPERLDLVYTALKQGLTAYLEVHQQEQEKLQGQIRESKRNSRLGFLYDLDKQVKSIERFLRRLEFHASKIDELYEAYCVQRRLRDGAYNMVRAYSTGSPGSREARDSLAEATRGHREYTESMCLLESELEAQLGEFHLRMKGLAGFARLCVGDQYEICMKYGRQRWKLRGRIEGSGKQVWDSEETVFLPLLTEFLAIKVTELKGLANHVVVGSVSCETKDLFAALPQVVAVDINDLGTIKLSLEVTWSPFDKDDQPSTASTVNKASTVTKRFSTYSQSPPDTPSLREQAFYNMLRRQEELENGTAWSLSSESSDDSSSPQLSGTARHSSAPRPLVQQPEPLPIQVAFRRPETPATRPVDEEGAMAPALANGHAPYSRTLSHISEASVDAALAEAAVEALGLENLAQGPSPPADPDPTHGEQPGPVPLAVDPCRSATSPTLSTTGPAHTSTDPALSAHLDLVHKVTDSSSSELPGPTHTTTSSTYNAISPSRSASGATHITTGSTHKPTVSTPSTTGSTASAATPAQTTTSPTDEAMLSTLTTVGPTPNTGPVQTTTSSTHTTASPTHTTASLTHTTISPTHTTASPTHATTSPTHTTASHAHITISPTHTTPSPPHTTESPPHTTTSPTHKDKLSTHTTTSPTPKAKGPVQTTRSPTHPVTSPTLITVSSSTSLGHAVLPSPSANTDPTLPGPHTLSCSYPASTPCTQAEPIVPSTSYPSPACSSWEPLTSPSPDPPEPILQSPCPPPSPLAPVAQHLDCSPTIATWAPVPVAAGGAGGRRLEEALGALMAALDDYRGQFPELQGLEQEVTRLESLLMQRQGLTRSRASSLSITVEHALESFSFLNEDEDEDMDGPADRPPDSLEPGAEDSLDLPCARPLSTECPALDAALVQHLYHCSRLLLKLGTFGPLRCQEAWALERLLREARVLEAVCELSRRWEIPATSAQEVVQFSASRPGFLTFWDQCTEGLSPFICPVERVLLTFCNQYSARLSLRQQGLAEAVCVKFLEDALGQKLPRRPQPGPGEQFTVFQFWSYVEALDSPSMEAYVTETAEEVLLVRNLNSDDQAVVLKALRLAPEGRLRRDGLRALSSLLVHGNNKVMAAVSTQLRSLSLGPIFRERALLCFLDQLEDEDVQTRVAGCLALGCIKAPEGIEPLVYLCQTDTEAVREAARQSLQQCGEEGQSAHRRLEESLDALPRIFGPGSMASTAF; translated from the exons GGCTTCCTGTATGACTTGGACAAG CAAGTCAAGTCCATTGAACGCTTCCTGCGACGGTTGGAGTTCCATGCCAGCAAG ATTGACGAGCTATATGAGGCATACTGTGTCCAGCGGCGTCTCCGGGATGGTGCCTACAACATGGTCCGTGCCTACAGCACTGGGTCTCCTGGGAGCCGTGAGGCCCGGGACAGCTTGGCCGAAGCCACTCGAGGGCATCGCGAGTACACAGAG AGCATGTGTCTGCTGGAGAGTGAGCTAGAGGCACAGCTGGGCGAGTTCCATCTCCGGATGAAAG GGCTGGCTGGCTTTGCCAGGCTGTGTGTGGGCGATCAGTATGAG ATCTGCATGAAATATGGGCGGCAGCGCTGGAAACTACGGGGCCGAATTGAGGGTAGTGGAAAGCAGGTGTGGGACAGTGAGGAAACCGTCTTTCTTCCTCTACTCACGGAATTCCTGGCCATCAAG GTGACAGAACTGAAGGGTCTGGCCAACCACGTGGTTGTAGGCAGTGTCTCCTGTGAGACCAAGGACCTGTTCGCTGCCCTGCCCCAAGTTGTGGCTGTGGACATTAATGACCTTGGCACCATCAAGCTCAGCTTGGAAGTCACATGGAG cccaTTTGACAAGGATGACCAGCCCTCAACTGCTTCCACTGTCAACAAGGCCTCCACAGTCACCAAGCGCTTCTCCACCTATAGTCAGAGCCCACCAGACACGCCCTCACTTCGGGAACAGGCCTTTTAT aaTATGCTGAGGCGGCAGGAGGAGCTAGAGAATGGGACAGCATGGTCCCTGTCATCTGAATCTTCAGACGACTCATCCAGCCCTCAGCTCTCAGGCACTGCCCGCCATTCTTCAGCCCCCAGGCCTCTGGTGCAGCAGCCTGAACCTCTGCCCATTCAAGTCGCCTTCCGTAGGCCTGAGACCCCTGCCACTAGGCCCGTGGATGAAGAGGGGGCCATGGCCCCAGCTCTGGCCAATGGGCATGCCCCCTATAGCCGGACTCTGAGCCACATCAGTGAGGCCAGTGTGGATGCTGCCTTGGCTGAGGCTGCAGTGGAGGCTCTGGGTCTAGAAAATCTTGCTCAGGGACCTAGCCCGCCTGCAGACCCAGATCCCACCCATGGGGAGCAACCTGGTCCTGTCCCTCTTGCTGTGGACCCTTGCCGTTCTGCCACAAGCCCCACCCTCAGTACAACAGGCCCTGCTCACACATCTACAGACCCTGCCCTATCTGCACATCTAGACTTGGTTCACAAGGTCACAGACTCTAGCTCTTCTGAATTGCCAGGCCCCACCCACACCACTACAAGCTCTACCTACAATGCCATTAGCCCTAGCCGCAGTGCTTCAGGCGCCACTCACATTACCACAGGTTCCACCCACAAGCCCACCGTCTCTACCCCCTCGACTACAGGCTCTACCGCCAGTGCCGCAACCCCAGCCCAGACCACCACAAGCCCCACCGACGAAGCAATGCTTTCCACCCTCACTACTGTAGGTCCTACCCCCAATACAGGCCCTGTCCAGACCACCACAAGCTCTACCCACACTACCGCAAGCCCTACCCATACTACTGCAAGCCTCACCCATACCACCATAAGCCCCACCCACACTACTGCAAGCCCCACCCATGCCACTACAAGCCCCACCCACACTACTGCAAGCCACGCCCATATCACTATAAGCCCCACCCACACTACTCCAAGCCCCCCCCATACCACTGAAAGTCCCCCTCATACCACTACAAGCCCTACTCACAAAGACAAGTTGTCAACTCACACCACTACAAGTCCTACCCCCAAAGCTAAGGGCCCAGTCCAGACCACCAGAAGCCCCACCCATCCTGTCACAAGCCCCACCCTGATAACTGTAAGCTCTTCCACTTCTCTAGGCCATGCTGTGCTTCCCAGTCCCTCTGCAAATACAGATCCTAccctcccaggcccccacacCCTGTCCTGCAGCTACCCAGCCTCCACTCCTTGCACTCAAGCAGAGCCCATAGTCCCCAGCACCTCCTACCCAAGTCCTGCCTGTTCCAGTTGGGAACCCCTCACAAGTCCTTCTCCAGACCCCCCAGAGCCCATCCTTCAGAGCCCATgtccccctccctcacctctaGCCCCTGTGGCCCAGCATTTAGACTGTAGCCCCACCATCGCCACCTGGGCCCCAGTTCCAGTGGCAGCTGGAGGAGCTGGGGGTAGGAGGCTGGAAGAGGCCCTGGGGGCCCTAATGGCTGCCCTGGATGACTATCGTGGCCAGTTCCCTGAGCTGCAGGGCCTGGAGCAGGAGGTGACCCGGCTGGAGAGTCTGCTCATG CAGAGACAAGGTCTGACTCGCAGCCGGGCCTCTAGCCTTAGTATCACTGTGGAGCATGCCCTGGAGAGCTTCAGCTTCCTCAACGAGGATGAAGATGAAGACATGGATGGTCCTGCAGACAG GCCCCCAGACAGCCTGGAGCCTGGGGCAGAGGACAGCCTCGACTTACCCTGTGCCCGCCCCCTCAGCACAGAGTGTCCAGCTCTGGACGCTGCCTTGGTCCAGCACCTGTACCACTGCAGCCGCCTCCTGCTG AAACTGGGCACATTTGGGCCCTTGCGCTGCCAGGAGGCATGGGCCCTGGAGCGGCTGCTGAGGGAGGCCAGAGTGCTGGAGGCCGTATGTGAGCTTAGCAGGCGATGGGAAATCCCTGCCACCTCTGCCCAGGAAG TGGTGCAGTTCTCAGCCTCCCGGCCCGGCTTCCTGACCTTCTGGGACCAGTGCACAGAGGGACTCAGCCCTTTCATCTGCCCTGTGGAGCGAGTGCTCCTCACCTTCTGCAATCAGTACAGTGCCCGCCTCTCCCTGCGCCAGCAAGGCCTGGCTGAGGCTG TGTGTGTCAAGTTCCTGGAGGATGCCCTGGGGCAGAAGCTGCCCAGGAGGCCCCAGCCAGGGCCTGGAGAGCAGTTCACGGTCTTCCAGTTCTGGAGTTACGTCGAAGCATTGGATAGCCCCTCTATGGAGGCCTATGTGACTGAAACCGCTGAGGAGG tGTTACTGGTGCGGAATTTGAACTCAGATGACCAAGCTGTTGTGCTGAAGGCCCTGAGGTTGGCACCTGAGGGGCGGCTGCGAAGGGATGGGCTTCGGGCCCTCAGCTCCCTGCTGGTCCATGGCAACAACAAGGTCATGGCTGCTGTCAGCACCCAGCTTCGGAGCCTGTCACTGGGCCCTATCTTTCGGGAACGG GCCCTCCTGTGCTTCCTGGACCAACTCGAGGATGAAGATGTACAGACGAGAGTGGCTggctgcctggccctgggctgcaTCAAG GCTCCTGAGGGCATTGAGCCCCTGGTGTACCTGTGCCAAACGGACACAGAAGCCGTGAGGGAAGCTGCTCGGCAGAGCCTGCAACAGTGTG gggaagagggacagtCTGCCCATCGACGGCTGGAGGAATCACTGGACGCCCTGCCCCGCATCTTCGGGCCTGGCAGCATGGCCAGCACAGCTTTCTAA